The following nucleotide sequence is from Paenibacillus odorifer.
TGTCACGAAAAACAAGCAATATTGTATTGTTATCTATCCTCGGACTTAGTCTGCTCGCGACCGCAGGATATGAGATCAAGCAAGCGTACGTCAACAGAATTGCCATGGTCGATGATCGGGAGGTTAATCTGCTACAATATGAACCCTTTGCTGAGAAGACCAAAGCAGTGAATCTGGATGAACCTTCTTCCTATCATATCGCTAGCAATCTTCCAAGATTGGACGGCGCAACCGCACTTTATCCACTGTATTCAGCTTTCGTTCAAACTACTTATCCTGAGGGTTATTATAATCCGTATGATTTTCAAACAAGTCAAGTAATTTGCAGCAGCACACCTGAAGCTTACAAGAGATTGATTGAAGGAGAAACCGATATTATATTTGTAGCGGCTCCGTCAATCGCACAACAAAAAGAAGCTAAGCGCAAAGGGGTCGAACTGAAGCTTACGCCGATCGGCCGCGAGGCCTTCGTATTTTTTGTAAACAAACGAAACGACGTAACCGGACTTTCCACCGCTCAACTTAAAGATATTTACGCAGGCAAGATCACAAATTGGAAAGATGTAGGCGGAGCTAATAACCGAATCCGTGCTTTTCAACGGCCTGAAGATAGTGGAAGCCAGACGATGTTGCAAAAGTTTATGAAGGACACTCCACTCATGAAGCCGCCTCAAGAAGACGTAGCGGATATTATGAGCGGTATCATTCAACAAACCTCCAGCTATCGAAACTATAAAAATGCACTGGGCTACAGCTTCTTATTTTACGCCTCAGAAATGAATCGGAACGGGGAAATAGCCCTGCTGGCCATCGATGGTATCCAACCAGACAAGAAAAGTATTCGTAGTGGACAGTACCCATTGGCAACAGAATTTTATGCAGTGACCGCGGGAAGCGACAACCCTAATATTCAACCCTTTCTGGATTGGATTCAATCTTCTCAAGGTCAGAAATTGGTAGAGAAAACAGGTTATACATCGTTAAAATAACATATCTCTAGCGAATGAGAGCTATCCCAAATGTTTGGGAAGGCTCTTTTTCTATTTTTATACCGAAAATTTTCCTTTTTATCGCTTGTAGAGCGCAACTTTTGGAAACTATTGTCGTTTATACTTTATACGAGCCTTAAACGGCATCAAAGGAAGAAAAAGTAAGAATTGCTAGAGACCAATAAACGGGGATGGTAGGGATTGCAGATGAAAAAGTTTGGTTTTTTGGCGTTACTGCTGCTTTTGTTGGTGCTGGTTCATCCAGGAACTGGTTATGCCGGCTCTACGGAAACACACATCAACCTAGACGGCAACGATCTTAAGATTTCCAAAGAAGCACAGGTACAAATTGTAAATGGCAGTGTAATGGTTCCTCTTCGCGTTGTTGCGGAACAGCTTGGTTATACCGTGAAATGGGATAATGTGGCCAAGACAGCGATCATTGAGCAAAAGGGAACTACTTTAAAACTGATCGTGGATAATACGATGGCAGAAGCTTCAGGGAAACAAGTCAAACTGGACAACCCTCCGTTTCTCAGTGGCAGCACAACCCTTGTTCCTTTAAGATTTGTTGGGGAACAGACAGGAACTACTGTCGGTTGGGACAATGTAACCAAAACCGTATATTTAACCTCTCCAGTGCCTGAGGTTGGGGGAAGCGATCCGGAAGTTACGGTTCCAGAACCCACTCCAACAGCACCTTCGGAGAACGGATCAACCGGGAATACAGCAACTGAAGGGAATAGCTCAGTGGCTGCAGTCACCAATCTTAGCTTCATCAATAACCAGTTGGTTATTGCAGTGAACGGCAGTATAAAACCTACCGTGTTCACTATGACAGACAAAGACCGAATTGTCGTGGATTTACCGAATACTGGCTTTGGAACCGACTTCCATCAGAATCTTTCCGTAGGAAAGAACCAAAGCGGACAGTTAACGGTTACCGACTATCCTAATGTCTCTGCCGTTCGCTATTCATTGTTCAGCAGTTCCCCATCGACCATTCGGATCGTCATTGATCTAAACAGCGCTAATAGCTACAGTCTGATCAATGCTAATGATGGACTTATTATTGTGGATCTTAATGGGACTAGCGTTACGCTTCCTGAAACCACCTTACCAGAAGTACCGGTTACAACTCCTCCACCTTCTACCGGCAACACAGACAAGAAGATAATCGTCATTGATGCAGGACATGGAGGGAAAGATCCAGGGAGTTCAAGTGTTAACAAGCTTAAAGAGAAAGATTTCACCTTGCCGACAGCACTGAAAATTGCAGAATTACTAAAGAAAGAACCAAATATCGAGGTTATACTCACGCGCAGTGGCGATACATACCCAACTCTACAGGACAGATCTAACCTCGCCAACAATGTAAAAGCCGATCTATTTATCTCTGTTCATGCCAATAGTATTCCGGCGGGCAGTAAAAGTAATCCTAGTGGCACAGAGACCTATTACACACGTAACGATAGCTTATTATTCGCTCAAACCGTTCACAAATACCTCGCAGTTGCTACAGGACTGCAGGACCGAGGGGTTCGTCAAGCTAACTATCATGTAACAAGAGAAACCAAAATGCCTGCAATATTATTAGAATGTGGTTACTTAAGCAATACCAAGGATGAAGCATTACTCTTTACCCCGGACATCCAGAATAAAATAGCCGAAGCAGTAGTTTTAGGAATCAAAGAATATTTAGGTCGTTAAAAAAATGGGTGTCCCATTAGCCATGCAGGCTGATAGGACACCCATCTTTTATTCGGTAGTTGTGTTCCAAACACTCATTCGTTCCCGCAGATTCGAGGTATGTAGCTCTAGCTGTATACCATCCGGATCTAGAAAATTGACCGTCCAGCCTATTCCCCGTTTGATTGGCCCTCTAATTATGGGCACATTCTGGGTTTGCAATACTTGGACGGCTTCCTCAAAATGTTCCTCTGCAATACTAAAAGCGATATGGTCTACCCCAACTACTTTATCTGCAATCGCCATATAATCAGGCTTTTCAAGAAGACATATCCAGGCACTTCCCCATTCCAGATAAGCATCAGTTTTACCTCTATGAACTAGCTGAAGGCCCAGAACTCCTGTGTAGAAATTCAGGGAATTCGCTAAATTACTGACATTTACGGTCACATGGTTAAAGCCTTCTACCTGCATCTTTATTCAGCCTCTCAATCTTCTTAAGCCAGCATAGTGACAATTCTTTTGCGTTTCTCTGACTCAGGATCATAAGCTACATGCGTATCTTCATCAAAGATCAAGGTAGCCCGTTCCTCCAGATTGTATTTCGGCCATAACCTCTCTGCTGTAGCCGGATTTCCTTGATGAGCGAAAGCAATCCAAGCATCATGCATAACTTCAGCCAACTTCTGCATCGTTGGATTAATTTCTGCCCTAAGATGGGTTAGATGAGATAGATTATTAAAGGCATAGACGATTTCTGCACTATGCACAGCTTTATTTAACAATGGATGACCTGGGATCGTGCCGTCAAAACGGTACATCCAGACAGGTGCATATTTCAGTTGGTTCTCTGCCAGGGACACCGAGGTTCCCCAGAAGTAAAGATCCGTTAGAATTTCGGCTTGTCCCTCCCATGAGGATGAATAATGGTTCGCAATCTCCTTCAGACTCCCAGTACCCATCATCTGCTCCAGCGCCTTGAGTGAATCGTCAAAGTCTGCCTCAGGCGATTCTTCTCTGAAGAACAAGTTGCCCTCATCACGATTGGTTCCGATCAATAGCGGAATACCCTGTGCCGATCCTTCTGCCACAGCCTGTGCAGGTTCTACAGGAAGTGTATCCCCATCAATGACAGGCTGAAATAACATACCTATTGAGCCACCTGTTAATTTTTTAGTCATTCTTGCGGCTGCATCGATAATTTGTTCAGAAGAAAATGTTTGCAGAAGACTGGCATCTCCATCTGGAGCAATCCCTAATTCAGCTAGTAGTGCAGCTGCAATGTACTTCCCCTGCTCGGAAGGCAGCGTCTGAGCAGCCCCGCTTTGCATAATCGCACCAGCGAACAACCCCTTCGCTGCTGGCATGGCCAAAAGGGCTGCGATACTCATACTCCCTGCTGACTCCCCGAATACAGTTACCCGCTGCGGGTCCCCACCAAAAGCAGCAATATTCAGCTTTACCCATTCCAGTGCGGCGATTTGATCCAATAAACCTTGATTAGAAGCAAGCCCATGGCCAAATGGAGACAAATTCATGAATCCAAATGGACCCAGCCGATAGTTAATGGTCACTAAGATTACTTTGCCGCGTTCAGCGAAGCTTGTGCCGTCAAACTGCGGCTGACTTCCAGCCCCGGTCACAAACGTCCCCCCGTGAATCCAGAACATAACCGGCAGGGGCTCATCATGAACTGCTGGCGCCCAAATATTTAAATACAGACAATCCTCGGAATGAAGCGGCGTCTTGCCACCGAACCGAGTACCTCTCGTATCCGCTGGCTGATGACTAACTGGACCAAATTCAGAAGCATCTCTAACCCCATCCCAGGCTTCTGGTGGCTGTGGTGCACGAAACCGAAGTTCTCCAACAGGTGGAGCTGCAAAAGGGACCCCACGCCAAATGTTCACATCGCCCTCCTGTATTCCTTGAAGCTTACCATAAGAGGTTACTGCTATTGGTGCTCCCATTACATTTCACCCTTCCACATTATTCCTTATTCTCTTCAATCTGTTTATATAAGCCGGATCGAAACCGGAACCATTCAAAAAGATGTGTAAATACCACCTTAAGTACCGCATAACCCGGAACTGCAAGGATAATCCCCAGAATTCCAAACATTTTACCTGCGAATATAATTACAAAAATAATGGTTATTGGATGAATCTTCAACGTCTTGCCCATGATCTGTGGTGAGATAAATTTCCCTTCAATCAGCTGAACAG
It contains:
- a CDS encoding carboxylesterase/lipase family protein, whose translation is MGAPIAVTSYGKLQGIQEGDVNIWRGVPFAAPPVGELRFRAPQPPEAWDGVRDASEFGPVSHQPADTRGTRFGGKTPLHSEDCLYLNIWAPAVHDEPLPVMFWIHGGTFVTGAGSQPQFDGTSFAERGKVILVTINYRLGPFGFMNLSPFGHGLASNQGLLDQIAALEWVKLNIAAFGGDPQRVTVFGESAGSMSIAALLAMPAAKGLFAGAIMQSGAAQTLPSEQGKYIAAALLAELGIAPDGDASLLQTFSSEQIIDAAARMTKKLTGGSIGMLFQPVIDGDTLPVEPAQAVAEGSAQGIPLLIGTNRDEGNLFFREESPEADFDDSLKALEQMMGTGSLKEIANHYSSSWEGQAEILTDLYFWGTSVSLAENQLKYAPVWMYRFDGTIPGHPLLNKAVHSAEIVYAFNNLSHLTHLRAEINPTMQKLAEVMHDAWIAFAHQGNPATAERLWPKYNLEERATLIFDEDTHVAYDPESEKRKRIVTMLA
- a CDS encoding PstS family phosphate ABC transporter substrate-binding protein produces the protein MKEAFWTKLLFSIFAVGGIAFLGFIGAIITALYGGLLFYTPLVAILAIVLTIYVVLIIFNVLSRKTSNIVLLSILGLSLLATAGYEIKQAYVNRIAMVDDREVNLLQYEPFAEKTKAVNLDEPSSYHIASNLPRLDGATALYPLYSAFVQTTYPEGYYNPYDFQTSQVICSSTPEAYKRLIEGETDIIFVAAPSIAQQKEAKRKGVELKLTPIGREAFVFFVNKRNDVTGLSTAQLKDIYAGKITNWKDVGGANNRIRAFQRPEDSGSQTMLQKFMKDTPLMKPPQEDVADIMSGIIQQTSSYRNYKNALGYSFLFYASEMNRNGEIALLAIDGIQPDKKSIRSGQYPLATEFYAVTAGSDNPNIQPFLDWIQSSQGQKLVEKTGYTSLK
- a CDS encoding VOC family protein, with the translated sequence MQVEGFNHVTVNVSNLANSLNFYTGVLGLQLVHRGKTDAYLEWGSAWICLLEKPDYMAIADKVVGVDHIAFSIAEEHFEEAVQVLQTQNVPIIRGPIKRGIGWTVNFLDPDGIQLELHTSNLRERMSVWNTTTE
- a CDS encoding N-acetylmuramoyl-L-alanine amidase family protein, with the protein product MKKFGFLALLLLLLVLVHPGTGYAGSTETHINLDGNDLKISKEAQVQIVNGSVMVPLRVVAEQLGYTVKWDNVAKTAIIEQKGTTLKLIVDNTMAEASGKQVKLDNPPFLSGSTTLVPLRFVGEQTGTTVGWDNVTKTVYLTSPVPEVGGSDPEVTVPEPTPTAPSENGSTGNTATEGNSSVAAVTNLSFINNQLVIAVNGSIKPTVFTMTDKDRIVVDLPNTGFGTDFHQNLSVGKNQSGQLTVTDYPNVSAVRYSLFSSSPSTIRIVIDLNSANSYSLINANDGLIIVDLNGTSVTLPETTLPEVPVTTPPPSTGNTDKKIIVIDAGHGGKDPGSSSVNKLKEKDFTLPTALKIAELLKKEPNIEVILTRSGDTYPTLQDRSNLANNVKADLFISVHANSIPAGSKSNPSGTETYYTRNDSLLFAQTVHKYLAVATGLQDRGVRQANYHVTRETKMPAILLECGYLSNTKDEALLFTPDIQNKIAEAVVLGIKEYLGR